A stretch of Bos taurus isolate L1 Dominette 01449 registration number 42190680 breed Hereford chromosome 5, ARS-UCD2.0, whole genome shotgun sequence DNA encodes these proteins:
- the OR6C265 gene encoding olfactory receptor family 6 subfamily C member 265, with amino-acid sequence MKNHTSLPTFILLGLTDDPPMQVLIFIFLFASYTLSVTGNLTIIILTLVDSHLKTAMYFFLKNFSFLETLFTTVCIPRFLYSLSTGDKTISYNACFSQIFFIFVFAATEFFLLAIMSYDRYVAICKPLQYATIMNSRVCGGLVICCWIAGCLVIFPPASLGLELEFCDSNIIDHFLCDAFPVLKISCSDTWFLEQMVFTVAVLTVIGTFLCVFLSYTYIIKTIIKLPSAQQKMKAFSTCSSHLIVVSITYGSCIFIYVKPSAKDEVAVNKGVLVLTTSVAPMLNPFIYSLRNKQVKQAFADLIKRISLILRK; translated from the coding sequence ATGAAAAACCATACATCATTACCTACATTCATTCTCCTGGGACTAACAGATGATCCTCCAATGCAGGTTCTGatctttatatttctatttgCTTCCTACACATTGAGTGTCACTGGGAACCTGACCATCATTATACTCACTTTAGTAGATTCCCACCTTAAAACtgccatgtactttttcctcaaaaatttctcctttttagaAACCTTATTCACCACCGTCTGCATTCCCAGATTCTTATACAGCTTATCAACTGGGGACAAGACTATTTCTTATAATGCTTGTTTTagtcaaatattttttatcttcGTTTTTGCAGCAACAGAATTTTTTCTCCTAGCCATCATgtcctatgaccgctatgtggccatctgcaaacctTTACAATATGCAACCATCATGAACAGTAGAGTCTGTGGAGGACTTGTTATTTGCTGTTGGATAGCAGGTTGTCTGGTCATATTTCCACCAGCTTCCCTGGGCTTAGAACTGGAATTCTGTGACTCTAATATCATCGATCATTTTCTCTGTGATGCTTTTCCTGTGTTAAAAATCTCTTGTTCAGACACATGGTTCCTAGAACAGATGGTTTTTACCGTTGCTGTGTTGACTGTCATTGGgacatttctgtgtgtgtttctgtcttaTACATACATCATCAAGACTATCATAAAGTTGCCTTCAGCTCAGCAAAAAATGAAGGCCTTTTCTACCTGCTCTTCTCACCTGATTGTGGTTTCTATCACCTATGGAAGCTGTATTTTCATTTATGTCAAACCTTCAGCAAAGGATGAAGTGGCAGTTAATAAGGGTGTATTAGTGCTTACTACCTCAGTTGCTCCCATGTTAAACCCATTTATTTATAGCCTGAGgaataaacaagtaaaacaaGCTTTTGCTGACTTAATCAAAAGAATTTCATTGATTTTAAGGAAGTAA